The Megalops cyprinoides isolate fMegCyp1 chromosome 12, fMegCyp1.pri, whole genome shotgun sequence genome contains a region encoding:
- the gdf3 gene encoding protein DVR-1, giving the protein MFILNAQVFTLLFLSVSCIDKKENLKTQERLFLSSLGLSSRPKPAARFPVPSLLWKIFRKTNVEESPARESDPCTVSEFGVRGNIVRFVQDQGRVISGSSSQCPECVEKLLFFNMSVLEEAEQLTFAQLEIKFKQDLYHLSPRAGPEVFSLSLYKVIKATLKGISPESSRKLLLSQSVRLVPGSISLNLTDIVSAWRKPGRNYGLLLMLHPSMASVNSDPMTHFLENAISPPHVTVLPEIHTSLVLVSLNPQQCRSRRRRSAYYLPVTPSNVCKPRRLYIDFKDVGWQDWIIAPQGYMANYCHGECPFPLSESLNGTNHAILQTLVHSFDAAGTPQPCCVPIKLSPISMLYYDNNDNVVLRHYEDMIVDECGCR; this is encoded by the exons atgttcattttaaatgctcaAGTCTttactcttttatttttaagtgtatCTTGcattgacaaaaaagaaaacttgaaGACGCAGGAGCGTCTGTTTTTAAGTTCACTGGGTCTCTCGAGTCGACCTAAACCAGCGGCCCGTTTCCCCGTGCCTTCTCTGCTCTGGAAAATCTTCAGGAAAACCAACGTGGAGGAGTCCCCTGCTCGTGAAAGCGATCCCTGTACTGTGTCTGAGTTTGGTGTCCGAGGAAATATTGTAAGATTTGTCCAAGATCAAG GTAGAGTCATTTCTGGATCCAGCAGTCAGTGTCCAGAGTGTGTGGAGAAACTCCTCTTCTTTAACATGTCTGTGCTAGAGGAGGCTGAGCAGCTAACGTTTGCACAGCTGGAAATAAAATTCAAGCAGGACCTATACCACCTGTCGCCACGGGCAGGGCCGGAGGTGTTTAGCCTGTCCCTCTACAAGGTCATAAAGGCCACGTTGAAGGGCATCTCTCCTGAGTCGAGCCGGAAGCTCCTACTGTCTCAGTCGGTGCGGCTGGTGCCGGGGTCCATCTCATTGAACCTGACGGACATCGTCTCGGCCTGGAGGAAACCAGGCCGAAACTACGgcctgctgctgatgctgcatCCCAGCATGGCGAGCGTGAACAGCGACCCTATGACCCACTTTCTGGAGAATGCCATATCCCCGCCCCATGTCACCGTGCTCCCGGAGATCCACACGTCTCTGGTCCTGGTTTCTCTGAACCCCCAGCAGTGCCGGTCGAGACGCAGGAGAAGCGCCTACTATCTCCCAGTGACCCCCAGCAACGTGTGCAAGCCCCGGCGACTCTACATCGACTTCAAGGACGTGGGGTGGCAGGACTGGATCATCGCCCCTCAGGGCTACATGGCTAACTACTGTCATGGGGAGTGTCCCTTCCCACTCAGCGAGAGCCTAAACGGAACGAACCATGCCATTCTGCAGACCCTTGTGCACTCCTTCGATGCTGCAGGGAcaccccagccctgctgtgttcCCATCAAACTGTCCCCTATTTCTATGCTGTACTACGACAACAATGACAACGTTGTCCTCCGCCATTATGAGGACATGATAGTGGATGAATGTGGATGCAGATGA
- the bmp2a gene encoding bone morphogenetic protein 2 produces MVSGVRALMVLLLCQVLLEGSIGLIPEVGRRKYSESGRQSPPLSDSILNDFELRLLNMFGLKRRPNPSKSAVVPQYMLELYNMHAGTGDHNPSRTRTPAGKHSERAASRANTVRSFHHEESMERLSSHGGKTMQHFLFNLTSVPSEELVTSAELRIFRDQVMMDTITNGTAGHHRINVYEIFKPALHSEEPIARLLDTRLVHPSLSKWESFDVSPAVSGWTAEGRENHGFMVEVLHPDGAGQDDRRHVRVSRSLHADEDTWPQLRPLLVTFSHDGKGHALHRREKRQARAKQRKKQRASCRRHSLYVDFSDVGWNDWIVAPPGYHAFYCHGECPFPLADHLNSTNHAIVQTLVNSVNSNIPRACCVPTDLSPISLLYLDEHEKVILKNYQDMVVEGCGCR; encoded by the exons ATGGTCTCCGGCGTCCGCGCTCTTATGGTCCTGCTGCTCTGTCAGGTGCTGCTGGAAGGTTCGATCGGGCTTATTCCCGAAGTTGGCCGACGGAAATACAGCGAGTCTGGGCGACAAAGCCCACCGCTCTCGGACTCTATTCTCAACGATTTTGAACTTCGCCTGCTCAACATGTTTGGACTGAAGCGGAGACCGAACCCAAGCAAGTCTGCCGTGGTTCCGCAGTACATGTTAGAACTCTACAACATGCATGCGGGGACTGGGGACCATAACCCCAGCCGAACCAGAACCCCGGCGGGGAAACACTCCGAACGCGCTGCGAGCAGAGCGAACACGGTTAGGAGTTTTCATCATGAAG AATCCATGGAGCGTCTGAGCAGCCATGGTGGGAAGACCATGCAGCATTTCCTCTTCAATCTCACCTCCGTCCCCAGCGAGGAGCTGGTCACGTCCGCAGAGCTCAGGATTTTCCGGGACCAGGTGATGATGGACACCATCACCAATGGCACCGCCGGCCATCACCGCATCAACGTCTATGAAATCTTCAAGCCCGCCCTCCACTCTGAGGAGCCAATCGCACGGCTTCTGGACACGCGGCTGGTGCATCCCAGCCTGAGCAAGTGGGAGAGCTTCGACGTGAGCCCGGCAGTGTCTGGGTGGACTGCTGAGGGGCGCGAGAACCACGGCTTCATGGTGGAGGTGCTGCACCCGGACGGAGCGGGGCAGGACGACAGGAGACACGTGCGGGTCAGCAGGTCCCTGCACGCGGACGAGGACACCTGGCCCCAGCTGCGGCCGCTGCTGGTGACTTTCAGCCACGACGGCAAGGGCCACGCCCTCCACCGGCGAGAGAAGCGGCAGGCCCGGGCCAAGcagaggaagaagcagaggGCCAGCTGCCGCCGGCACTCGCTGTACGTGGACTTCAGCGACGTGGGCTGGAACGACTGGATTGTTGCCCCGCCCGGGTACCACGCCTTCTACTGCCACGGGGAGTGCCCCTTCCCTCTGGCGGACCACCTCAACTCCACCAATCACGCCATCGTCCAGACGCTGGTCAACTCCGTCAACAGCAACATCCCCCGTGCCTGCTGCGTCCCCACAGACCTCAGCCCCATATCGCTGCTCTACCTGGACGAGCATGAAAAGGTGATTCTGAAGAACTACCAGGACATGGTGGTGGAGGGCTGTGGCTGCCGctga